A genomic segment from Nicotiana sylvestris chromosome 1, ASM39365v2, whole genome shotgun sequence encodes:
- the LOC138871240 gene encoding uncharacterized protein has product MAIDMNVQELLVIGDSALLKHQVPEEWATKNSKILPYLHHHLDNNFIDLILVNIHDHPTYYAHVEEEAYGKPWFHDIKEYLAKGEYPELANPIQKCTLRRLANNFFHSGVIMHRSTLDLDY; this is encoded by the exons atggccattgacatgaacgttcaagaactgctagtgattggagattcggcCTTACTTAAACATCAAGTAccagaagaatgggcaaccaagaactccaagatactcccatatctgcatcat catcttGACAATAATTTCATTGATCTAATTCTAGTAAATATCCATGATCATCCCACTTActatgcccatgttgaagaagaagcatatggaaagccttggtttcatgatatcaaggaatatttggcgaaaggagagtacccggagcttgctaatcctattcagaaatgcacacttcggagattggctaacaacttctttcatagtggAGTAATCATGCATAGGAGTACTCTTGATTTGgactattaa